acgggactttgcctttcccttaactttgccacctttaccacgaccagacatttttagttatttttttttttaattcacttcacttagcactgaaacacaaatgatattagttcgcagcatgaactgcagtatttatactttcggatccaacgtgtagctaattttagagggttgttttcgtaaacatagcgactgttttcgtctacctgaatatcttgtgcatgaaatggtttaaatattccgagtaagccatcaaacacacaaaatcgtgaacagtgttaaaagtgtttgtgtgacttaaaaaaaaaaccaagtgaaaatgcctccaaaagccagtggtaaagcagcaaagaaggccggcaaagcccaaaagaacatcactaagggtgacaagaccaagagacgcaccaagcgtaaggagagttatgctatctacatttacaaagtgttgaagcaagtccatcccgatactggtatctcctcaaaggccatgagcatcatgaacagtttcgtcaacgatatctttgaacgtatcgccgccgaagcctcccgtttggctcactacaacaagcgttccaccatcaccagtcgggaaatccaaactgccgtccgtctattattgcccggtgagttggctaagcacgctgtcagtgaaggtaccaaagccgttactaagtacaccagctccaagtaaatggcatacttatttcgtcgtacaatattttccctacaacatcaaaggcccttttcagggccacaaaataaattaaaaaagagacttaattcgttattcaactaaaattaatttatatttacaaatttaaagaaaaaatatatctaccactcaccctcacattgcccttattacttttttaaaataaaatatgtatactacccatactctaatattgccctccttgcttagcaccatctacatctacagtaatatgatcaacacatattgctcttatgctcaaacactcggtatgcaacgttgtattgatgttcgagtatatgtgagcgtgtgtgttgatactaaattttttagggatgtatactagtatgttagcgtgaaatggtgtagagatgtatatgtggacttatgcgtttgtacgcgagatctatgggtaggtatgctcgtaaagaatgaaataggtatgctaagtgcgatttttgaagggaatattgtacgccactctcttattggttaggtatgctaaatgagattttctttaacattaagtgattttcataattcttagtaattgctttggtttatgaccctaagtgaaacagttaatccagttgcggaaaaaatcccatttaacatgtgattacttaaatttccttaaagggtaatgtattcccatattaggtaacaatggtattaaaagatttcaacagatgttttacagctacgaaaagggctgtgattagcttttcccttaaaattaacatagtatttattaggtaattaaaaaattgtttgagttaaatttggtctctttttaaaaatttttttgtagccctgaaaagggctgttagatatactgctttcgaatatcgaaaataatcattttgacatgataagtaattttgcatggaaaaattacttcttagcggcggtcttcttggcagctggcttctttgctgcggcagcctttttgggcttggcagcggtggtttttgccttgggtgcctttggtttagtggctgatgctttggcggctgtttttgcgggtttagctttaactgtacctgtctttttggcagttttagccttggccttttcggtcttcttcttctcggcggtctttttagcagcggaaggcttctttgcagcggctttcttttcaccggctgcctttttgggtgctgctgccttctttttcttatcaccggctgggaccttcttcttcttttcagcgctctttgctttaggttccttcgaggcagatggggacaatttgaatgaaccggaggcacccttacctttagtttggatcaattttccactagcaacagcgctcttcaagtacttcttgatgaatggggccaattttacagcatcaactttgtatgtgctggccaagtatttcttgatggcaggcaatgaggaaccaccacgttctttcaatgttttgatggcagcatcgaccatttgttgggttggtggatggcttggggcagcagagggtttctttgccttggcagcggctttcttaggtgcctttttctcaacagcggcgactggagatgcggtggcttcaacaacggcggcgtcagacatgatttcacttatatttttctttttaaacacactttaacactttgtaaatatacactcactactggtgtacgctgattggttgaaaatatggtttcaacctttagactagtgatggctgggtacatcgaaattatgagaagtacatagtagtcaactacgaaattttgcgaaacgttgtgtggaagcgaataaaaatttttacaaaagttttcacagaattattcattttacgatgagatagtaacaatttctttttattttttatacaattcttctagtagagatatccagctaatcattaaagaaaatccgagttaattatctttaagcgttaccgagttataagggtttgagttgaaagtttataaaaatgttatgataaaattgtaactaaattataaaaattttccaatttttattgaaaattggtttttataaaaatttagtatggaatcttgatatgttttcttgaaagaagtgtaaaaaaaagtgaaaatttggatgattttcatagtgaaataatcgattttattatgtagtctatgacagttgaattcaccatattggcgtattttccatgaataaaagtttttctgcaaattaatttgaaagctctaatgtaaaaatgttttaggaaaattttatcataagatattatagaaatgatagatttctattaaaatgttacataatttgtaaaaagtgtacgtttgttacgaaaagtctaaaatattacgatgctatgttataccaacgtcgttggctatgcaaaatgtgcggtgagctctattgcatttattataaaatatttttttctatataaagtggacttgaaactaaataaaaaatttaaaaatgtaaattctaaacaatgtattgttgcaatcacaaatttaaaaaaatatataatttttttttggaaattaaacacaaattcaaaaatgcccttgtctaagcaagcaaatgtagaacagttgcataccgaacgaaatctatttccctttaataatttaaaatattaaaatactattttattctttttaaaacagtttttagaatagcaaaaaatatcatttgtttaaaaataataaaaaatacagaaaaaatttatattcaatgtatctaaattatctatttaaggttaaaattctctcgaatgtattggcctgcctgtttttatcttcattcattcttgttatgtagctactacgaaaaatcaaattttgcaaaaagaataacagcaaatatactgttgctaatagaaaataaaaattttcagtttaacataaaaagtaaattaaataatttttttttaaaaaaaagtttttgatttcgctccatgttttgaaacccaatattaccaaaagtaaaacgcatagaaaagaaaaaaatttttttaatataaatagtgtatttttccatccccaaaaaaagactatatttatttattttaataaaaataaaaaggtgtaagttttgaataaatttttttctcttttttataaaaatattgtggtcctgaaaaggaccgattgtttttgtaaaaaaaagttggcttttaaaatgtcaataatttaagcacgttctccacgaatacgtctggccaattggatatccttgggcatgatggtgacacgcttggcatggatggcacacaagttggtatcttcgaagagaccgaccaagtaggcttcgctagcttcttgcaaggccatgacagcagagctctggaaacgcaagtcagtcttgaaatcttgggcaatttcacgaaccaaacgttggaaaggcaatttgcggatcaacaactcagtactcttctggtagcgacggatttcacgcaaagcaacggtaccagggcggaaacgatgtggcttcttaacaccaccggtggctggtgcgctcttacgagcagctttggtagccaattgcttacgaggggctttgccaccagtagatttacgggcagtttgcttagtacgagccatttttcactagaggtttttagttcacttcacgatatgcacacaaacactgttaacactgtaatagttgccttacggagcgattcccgatatttatagaaaaaatttggcgggctacagtttccaataagggtgtgtgctgcgtatatgcttcaacatttgtatctgtacacacgaagtgtatacgaacaaccccgaagatagatcgaagcgtatgtgtatgtagtaaattcagagcggattttgtataaatatgaggtatcgcagcatggtaagtattagttcttgtgcataacttgtgaagtgaatttaatttaaaaagtgaaaaaatgactggtcgtggtaaaggtggcaagaACCAGCTACCTGCGCTTTTGACTGCTGAATTGTGAAGCCGTTATTAACAAACACGTGTGTTATTGTGCCGTCGGCATTTGGTTGCCCGAAGACTTAGGCAACAAACTTGATATTTTGCCGAGAAGATATTTGCTTTCGAAGACTGAAGCAACGAACCTGATTTTGGTGGCGAATTTTGAAggacttaagacacaaagtcATTATTGTGCTTGTTGTCATTTTCGGTCAGAGTATAGCACTTTCTCTGCATCGAATTCTCAAAGCTGCATTGGTGTGGCTGTGTGCTCCAATCCAGGGGTCACATAGCCAGTTAACAAGATGTCAGTACGTCCGAGGGTTGAGTCCGATGAGGAGTACCCTGAGAAGCGAATGGCGATGGAGACTGACATCGTGGTTTTAAACCGCGGTGATCTGCGAGAGAAGGAAGAACTCCTGGAGACTTATGGTCGCCAAATCCAGGAATACCAGAAGAATGAGGCCAGCTATAGGCGTGTTATCGACCAGCTTACGGCCGACAACGCCAGATTTCAAGCTGAACTTGCGGAATTTCGAAAAGAGATGCGAGGCATGGCTTATGGCCAGACGATGGAGTGTGAATCTGTGTCCACAACGCCGGTGGCACAGCCCGGGCTCAATAAGCCAATGCCCGGGGGAAGTGGATGTGTGAAGGCACCGCCGGCCTCACAGGAAGAGCTATTGAAGATGACAGAGCCGATAGCCAGTACATCGGCGGAAGCTAAGAAGAATTTGGGGGCGAAATCATCCAAGAAGCCCAAACGCAAAGTCACTGTGAGCATAGTGAGAAATGACAGTACAACAGCAGAGCGGCAAGACGAGCCGGTCCAACAACAAAAGATGTCTGAAGAAGCAGCCGTGAAGAGAGATGATACTAGTCCTAAGATTAACGGCGGGGCAGCTAATATCAGTAATGGGTCATCTATGGTATCTAAAGCTAGAGAGAGAGCAATGCCTGCAGTCACCATCTATGATGCGGGCGTCAAGGAAATAAGCAGTCTCCTGAGAGCAATTCTGCGTCCAGGTGAGTTTTTTATGAGTCTGGTTCGAAAGTCCATTATCTCGGTTAGAATCAAGGTCCTGGCAGGTTTCGAGACATTTAGGTCTAGGCTATTGGAAAGGGGGTATGGGTTCCATACACACACCCCTAGTGCTCTGGTTCCTCACACTGTTGTGATTGAGGGGTTGTCTTCGGAGTTTACGGTGGATGAGGTGGCTGAGTTCTTTGATAGTCAGCCTGAGTTGAATGCTCAATTCGTTGGGGGTTATAGCGTTGCTGGTGATAAGTGGGTCGTTCGCCTGGCAAAGGGTTGTGACATCGGTAGGGTGTATGCGGTTACGAGGATGTTGCACTGTAGGGTGAAGATTAGAAGGGACAGGAAGCTGAAGGTGACACAGTGCTTCAGATGCCAACGGTTTGGACATGTTTCGATCAACTGCGGGATGCCCCGCCGTTGTGTGAAATGTGGACAGGACCATGAATCATCTGAGTGCACTGTGCCTCCAAGGGGTGAGGAGGTTCCGGTTGATGTGTTGGATGCTTCTACGGGCGAGGTACTTAGGAAGGCGACGAAGGAGGTGAGTTGTGTCAACTGTGGTGTGGTTGGGCACTCTGCTGGTTACGTGCAGTGTCCGAAACGCGTGGAGTTCCTTGGGAGGCTGAACGAACGAAGGGAGGAGGCTCGTGCGAGGGGCCAGGCGCGTTCTTCTCGTTTGGCTGATATTCGGGCTGGTGTTTCGTATGCGGCTGCGATTGGAGGGCGCCCTGTAGGGACGACATCTGGTCTTCGGGCTACCCGGCCCACTGTGACTGCGCCGTCTGATGCTGGCatgatggcggattgcagggaCATCTTGGGTGGGGATTTCCTGGGGATCTTCAGGGTTTTGAAGGAGTTTGGACCGTCGTATCGTCGGTTGAGGGAGGAGAAAGGTAGAGATGTTGCTTTTGCAGCACTCTTGGAAAGATTCTGTGATGATTAGTCCCCTTAAATGTATATTCCTGAACGTAAACTCTCTTATCTCTCTGGATAAGAGACATTACCTCAGGAACTTCATTAGGGGTCAAAAGCCTGATGTTCTTCTTCTGGCAGAACACAAGCTTTCTGACCGTCACAGGGTCGAGTTCGACGGGTATACTATGTATAGACAGCATAGGTCGGTAGGTAGAGGAGGCGGAACCGCTGTGCTTGTGCGCGAGACTTGCGGTCATGATTTTATTCCCCTTCGGCTGGAGGGCGTTGAGGGCTGTGCGGTGAGGTTGCGGCGGAGTGATGGCTCA
The Stomoxys calcitrans chromosome 3, idStoCalc2.1, whole genome shotgun sequence genome window above contains:
- the LOC131995632 gene encoding histone H3-like; the encoded protein is MARTKQTARKSTGGKAPRKQLATKAARKSAPATGGVKKPHRFRPGTVALREIRRYQKSTELLIRKLPFQRLVREIAQDFKTDLRFQSSAVMALQEASEAYLVGLFEDTNLCAIHAKRVTIMPKDIQLARRIRG